One genomic window of Medicago truncatula cultivar Jemalong A17 chromosome 1, MtrunA17r5.0-ANR, whole genome shotgun sequence includes the following:
- the LOC120578227 gene encoding putative pentatricopeptide repeat-containing protein At1g12700, mitochondrial — protein MGSCFRPKIATAKRFSRFRSTLPLQLPCSKPNNIHKPIFFKYHDAIAVFEGMLIEDPTPPTHEFNHLLSSIAKTFPKTNGVVVDSYTEMLKMGISLDLVSYNILMKCYADAKLMGYSLSLFGKVFKLGFQSTGFTLNTLLKPLFSSGKVVEAIQFYNSSDFYGIPSYHISIGILVKGLCDQGNVQTALMCVTGSFCPHISMLNPIFDALCKNPDTFHQAFSYNILMKCYADAKLLGYSLSLFGKVFKLGFQSTGFTLNTLLKPLCSSGKVVEAIQFYNSSDFYGISSLSDQYWDIGEGSLRPRKCSICIDVC, from the exons ATGGGAAGTTGTTTCCGTCCAAAAATTGCCACTGCAAAGAGGTTCAGTCGTTTCAGATCAACATTACCATTACAATTACCATGCTCCAAACCCAACAACATTCATAAACCCATCTTCTTCAAGTACCATGATGCAATCGCTGTTTTTGAAGGTATGTTGATTGAAGATCCTACTCCTCCAACACACGAGTTCAATCATTTGCTAAGTTCAATAGCAAAAACATTCCCCAAAACTAATGGTGTTGTTGTCGATTCTTACACTGAGATGCTGAAAATGGGTATTTCTCTTGATTTAGTTTCCTACAACATTCTCATGAAGTGCTATGCTGATGCTAAACTCATGGGTTACTCCTTGTCTCTTTTTGGGAAAGTTTTCAAATTAGGGTTCCAATCCACTGGTTTTACTTTGAATACTTTATTGAAACCTCTTTTTTCTTCTGGGAAGGTTGTTGAGGCTATTCAATTTTACAATTCATCTGATTTTTATGGGATTCCATCTTATCATATCAGTATTGGGATATTGGTGAAGGGTCTTTGCGACCAAGGAAATGTTCAAACTGCATTGATGTGTGTTACGGGAAGCTTTTGTCCTCATATATCTATGTTGAATCCAATTTTTGATGCCCTCTGTAAGAATCCCGATACTTTTCATCAGGCTT TTTCCTACAACATTCTCATGAAGTGCTATGCTGATGCTAAACTCTTGGGTTACTCCTTGTCTCTTTTTGGGAAAGTTTTCAAATTAGGGTTCCAATCCACTGGTTTTACTTTGAATACTTTGTTGAAACCTCTTTGTTCTTCTGGGAAGGTTGTTGAGGCTATTCAGTTTTACAATTCATCTGATTTTTACGGGATTTCATCTTTATCAGATCAGTATTGGGATATTGGTGAAGGGTCTTTGCGACCAAGGAAATGTTCAATCTGCATTGATGTGTGTTAG
- the LOC25483589 gene encoding uncharacterized protein translates to MGRLAPLSEEPINEENERKLSKYNSKKGFQLWMNWSWIKTHFSLVFNKKSNLKMLLSVLGCPLFPVPIHPKSPLNEVSSSAQYIIQQFTAATGCRKLEGTVKNVFATGKVTMVVVDELGSVGSGGVNGTSEKGCFVMWQMVPDNWQIEIVVGGQKVLAGSNGTIAWRHTPWLGVHAAKGGVRPLRRALQGLDPLAVSAVFSAAQHMGEKQINGVDCFVLKLSADQKDLIERSDNTAEMIKHAIFGYFSQRSGLLVHLEDSYLTRIQAIGTNPTYWETTMSTKIEDYRDVDGVMIAHAGSTTVMITRFGDNLKDGPAITRLEESWTIDDVAFNVQGLSIDCFLPPQELNKDCPQQHLDWRSSLHR, encoded by the exons ATGGGTAGGCTTGCACCATTATCAGAAGAACCTATCAacgaagaaaatgaaagaaaattatcaaaatataaCTCAAAGAAAGGTTTTCAGTTATGGATGAATTGGAGTTGGATCAAGACTCATTTTTCACttgttttcaacaaaaaatcTAACCTCAAGATGCTTCTTAGTGTTCTTGGTTGTCCTCTTTTTCCTGTTCCTATTCATCCTAAATCACCCCTCAATgag GTTTCGTCATCGGCGCAATATATTATACAACAATTCACAGCTGCAACAGGGTGTAGAAAGTTGGAGGGGACAGTGAAGAATGTGTTTGCAACCGGAAAAGTGACAATGGTTGTCGTGGACGAGCTTGGATCCGTCGGTAGTGGTGGTGTTAATGGAACATCAGAAAAAGGGTGTTTTGTGATGTGGCAAATGGTTCCTGATAATTGGCAGAtagagattgttgttggtggccAAAAGGTTCTTGCTGGTAGTAACGGCACTATTGCTTGGCGTCACACACCTTGGCTCGGTGTGCATGCTGCTAAAGGTGGTGTTCGTCCTCTTCGCCGTGCACTTCAG GGACTAGACCCTTTAGCAGTATCAGCTGTATTCAGTGCAGCTCAACACATGGGGGAGAAACAAATCAACGGCGTAGATTGTTTCGTATTAAAACTCTCAGCCGATCAAAAGGACCTAATCGAACGAAGCGATAACACGGCCGAGATGATAAAGCATGCTATATTTGGTTATTTTAGTCAAAGAAGTGGACTTTTAGTGCACTTAGAGGACTCTTATTTGACAAGGATTCAAGCAATAGGGACAAACCCTACATATTGGGAAACAACAAtgtcaacaaaaattgaagattaTAGAGATGTTGATGGTGTTATGATTGCACATGCTGGATCAACAACTGTGATGATAACAAGGTTTGGTGATAATCTTAAGGATGGACCTGCTATTACTAGGTTGGAAGAGTCATGGACTATTGATGATGTTGCATTTAATGTTCAAGGGTTGTCTATTGATTGTTTCTTACCACCTCAGGAACTTAACAAAGATTGTCCACAACAACATCTTGATTGGAGATCATCATTGCATAGATGA
- the LOC25483590 gene encoding serine/arginine-rich SC35-like splicing factor SCL33 produces the protein MRGRSYSYSPSPPRRYGGRRRSPSPRGRYGGRYRGGRDRDLPTSLLVRNLAKDCRPEDLHDPFGQFGPVKDVYLPRDYYTGEPRGFGFVQFVDPADAADAKYHMDGQVLLGRELTVVFAEENRKKPQEMRARERGRSYDYRRSPRRRSRSPRYARTYSRSPDYTPSPRPRRYSRSISPRDERYRRRSYSRSPYRSPYGSRSPDRGRSYSRSISRSPGYSR, from the exons ATGAGGGGAAGAAGTTACAGTTACAGTCCTTCACCTCCAAGGCGTTATGGTGGAAGGAGACGCAGTCCGAGTCCAAGAGGCCGGTATGGAGGACGTTATAGAGGTGGCCGTGATAGGGATCTGCCTACAAGTCTTCTCGTCCGAAACCTGGCCAAAGATTGCAG GCCAGAAGATCTGCACGATCCATTTGGACAGTTTGGTCCTGTCAAGGATGTTTACCTGCCTCGTGATTATTATACTGG GGAGCCAAGGGGTTTTGGGTTTGTTCAATTTGTGGATCCAGCTGATGCTGCCGATGCGAAATATCACATGGATGGTCAAGTTCTTCTTGGCCGTGAGTTAACTGTGGTGTTTGCTGAAGAAAACAGAAAGAAACCTCAAGAAATGAGAGCAAGAGAACGTGGGAG GTCATATGATTATAGGCGATCTCCACGTCGTCGTTCTCGTTCACCACGCTATGCTCGAACCTATTCTCGTAGTCCAGACTATACACCTTCACCAAGACCAAGGCGATATTCCAG GTCCATCTCACCAAGAGACGAAAGGTATAGGAGACGGTCATACTCTAGATCCCCTTACAGATCACCTTATGGATCTAGAAGCCCTGATCGAGGTAGGAGTTACAGCAGGAGCATAAGCCGCAGTCCAGGGTACTCAAGGTGA